One region of Luteolibacter yonseiensis genomic DNA includes:
- a CDS encoding efflux RND transporter periplasmic adaptor subunit has protein sequence MRPILFLPLSVIWLCLPSCGKKTAAAPPAMPPAHVSFLPVTKETVTITRDLPGRIDAVRVAEVRARVAGILLKKTFEEGAEVKAGDVLFQIDPAPLQAARDSAQANYVRAEANAKQTQNDDKRFRELVAVNAVSRKEADDSESAVAVASAELLAAKAALTTAELNLGYATVTAPISGRIGKAVVTEGALVGQGSATLMAVIQQLDPIYFDFTQSSADLVALKKAGTDESKVSLLLEDGSAYEHHGRLLFSEVSVDQTTGMVTLRAEFPNPKGDLLPGLFARARVVQAVKENVVTVPQRAVTRATAGMSSVLLVDDKDHAELRMIRTAEAIGDKWVVESGLEGGERLVMEGQLKARPGAPVVPEPYVPPQEKSSDPKAH, from the coding sequence ATGCGCCCGATTTTATTCCTGCCCCTCTCTGTCATTTGGTTGTGTTTGCCGAGCTGCGGTAAAAAGACCGCCGCCGCACCGCCTGCCATGCCGCCGGCCCACGTGTCGTTCCTGCCTGTGACGAAAGAGACCGTCACCATCACGCGGGATCTGCCGGGACGCATCGATGCGGTGCGCGTGGCGGAAGTCCGGGCGCGTGTCGCGGGCATTCTCCTGAAGAAAACCTTCGAAGAAGGTGCGGAGGTCAAGGCGGGCGACGTGCTCTTCCAAATCGATCCCGCACCGCTCCAAGCCGCCCGCGACAGCGCGCAGGCCAACTACGTGCGTGCCGAGGCAAACGCGAAGCAGACACAAAACGACGACAAACGCTTCCGCGAGCTGGTCGCGGTGAACGCGGTGAGCAGGAAGGAGGCCGATGATTCCGAGTCCGCCGTGGCCGTTGCGTCGGCGGAATTGCTCGCGGCGAAGGCCGCGCTGACCACCGCCGAACTGAACCTCGGCTATGCCACCGTGACGGCGCCCATTTCGGGCCGCATCGGCAAGGCGGTCGTCACGGAAGGAGCGCTTGTTGGCCAGGGCAGCGCGACCCTGATGGCGGTCATCCAACAGCTGGACCCGATTTATTTCGACTTCACCCAATCGAGCGCCGACCTCGTCGCGCTGAAAAAGGCCGGCACCGATGAAAGCAAGGTCAGCCTGCTGCTGGAGGACGGCAGCGCCTACGAACATCACGGCCGCCTGCTTTTCTCCGAGGTGTCGGTGGATCAGACCACCGGCATGGTGACGCTCCGCGCGGAGTTTCCCAATCCCAAGGGTGATCTGCTTCCCGGCCTGTTCGCCCGCGCCCGCGTCGTGCAGGCGGTCAAGGAAAACGTGGTGACGGTGCCCCAGCGGGCGGTCACCCGCGCCACGGCCGGCATGAGCAGCGTGTTGCTGGTGGATGACAAGGACCATGCGGAACTGCGCATGATCCGGACCGCCGAGGCGATAGGTGACAAGTGGGTGGTGGAGTCCGGCCTGGAAGGCGGCGAACGCCTCGTCATGGAAGGCCAGCTCAAGGCCAGGCCCGGTGCTCCCGTGGTACCGGAGCCGTATGTTCCGCCGCAGGAAAAAAGCTCCGACCCGAAGGCACACTGA
- a CDS encoding LysR family transcriptional regulator, producing the protein MELRHLRYFVAVAEELSFRKAADRLNVSRPALSKQIKDLENEISVKLLHRDTVNVSLTKAGEIFLEDSQQLLALAGNAIERAHDAQSGHRGKLRIGSVGIIATDFLPKTLKIFHQKYPGVEVEFVEMLPTEQLRSLPSGKIDIGFAYGKEVESYPYLRSLCVVHSIFGVAVSRQHPLATRESVALKDLRWETLLCVGGDGKSGHKEAICQIYTAEGAKPTKHRKIEGFDSMVTLIAADQGISFLPHVLDLGNQDVVILPLDSTANLDFHMWAVWQENSASHHVKHFIELLEGRELVTSSHVA; encoded by the coding sequence ATGGAACTCAGACATTTACGATATTTCGTGGCGGTTGCTGAGGAACTTAGCTTCCGCAAAGCCGCGGATCGCCTGAACGTGAGCCGCCCCGCCTTGAGCAAACAGATCAAGGATCTGGAGAATGAGATCTCCGTAAAACTGCTCCACCGCGACACGGTGAATGTCTCCCTGACCAAGGCGGGCGAGATTTTCCTGGAGGATTCGCAGCAGCTCCTGGCTTTGGCAGGCAACGCCATCGAGCGGGCCCATGACGCGCAATCCGGCCACCGGGGCAAACTGCGCATCGGCAGCGTCGGCATCATCGCCACGGATTTCCTGCCGAAGACACTCAAGATTTTTCATCAGAAATATCCGGGCGTGGAAGTGGAGTTCGTGGAGATGCTTCCCACCGAACAGCTTCGTTCGCTGCCATCGGGCAAGATCGACATCGGCTTCGCGTACGGCAAGGAAGTCGAGAGCTACCCCTACCTCCGCAGCCTCTGCGTGGTCCACTCCATCTTCGGCGTCGCCGTCTCCCGCCAGCACCCGCTGGCCACACGTGAATCGGTCGCGCTCAAGGATCTCCGTTGGGAAACCCTCCTTTGCGTGGGAGGCGACGGAAAGTCCGGGCATAAGGAAGCCATTTGCCAGATCTACACCGCGGAAGGCGCCAAGCCCACCAAACACCGGAAGATCGAAGGCTTCGACTCCATGGTCACGCTCATCGCCGCCGACCAAGGCATTTCCTTCCTCCCTCATGTACTGGATCTGGGCAACCAGGACGTGGTCATCCTGCCGCTGGATTCCACCGCCAACCTCGACTTCCACATGTGGGCCGTCTGGCAGGAAAATTCCGCGTCCCATCACGTGAAACACTTCATCGAGCTGCTGGAAGGCCGGGAACTCGTGACAAGCAGCCACGTGGCTTGA
- a CDS encoding HNH endonuclease, translating to MITKRQAGNFSEAWNTDRMARSPSVRWKRDELFVALNLYHKLTFGLLHSKQPAVIALAERLGRGANSVAMKLCNFASLDPALKLRGIRGLEGASNLDREVWKEFHENPEEVVPTSEEALRNLLEVSDSDHLEVLPKEGFRVVKCPPGGPTDVVATVKQRRGQEYFRDAVLNNFGGRCGITQLAVRELLVASHILPWGRNVSERLNVRNGLSLSRLHDTAFDRGLITFDDDLRLVLSSELKGELPKRAVAENFGAYEREILHLPDDAVFPELKFLATHRTEIFRR from the coding sequence GTGATCACCAAACGACAAGCTGGAAATTTTTCCGAAGCCTGGAACACTGACCGCATGGCCCGGTCACCTTCCGTTCGATGGAAACGCGATGAACTCTTCGTCGCACTCAATCTCTATCACAAACTGACCTTCGGCCTGCTCCACTCCAAACAACCCGCCGTCATCGCACTGGCGGAAAGACTCGGGCGTGGTGCAAACAGCGTTGCCATGAAATTGTGTAATTTTGCGTCGCTGGACCCCGCGTTGAAGCTACGCGGCATCAGAGGATTGGAGGGAGCCAGCAATCTTGACCGCGAAGTTTGGAAAGAATTTCATGAGAACCCGGAAGAAGTGGTTCCTACGAGCGAGGAAGCTCTGCGAAATCTGCTTGAGGTGTCCGATTCCGATCATTTGGAGGTGCTTCCGAAAGAGGGATTCCGGGTGGTCAAATGCCCTCCGGGTGGTCCCACGGACGTCGTCGCCACGGTGAAGCAAAGAAGGGGCCAAGAGTACTTCCGGGATGCCGTATTAAACAACTTCGGCGGCCGTTGCGGTATCACCCAACTTGCCGTCCGCGAACTTCTGGTCGCCTCGCACATTCTGCCGTGGGGAAGGAACGTCTCCGAGCGACTGAACGTCCGCAACGGACTTTCCCTTTCCCGACTCCATGATACCGCATTTGATCGTGGGCTGATCACATTCGACGACGATTTGCGTCTTGTGCTATCCAGCGAACTCAAGGGGGAACTTCCTAAACGCGCCGTTGCGGAAAACTTCGGAGCTTACGAACGGGAAATACTGCATCTGCCGGATGATGCGGTGTTTCCAGAGTTGAAATTTCTTGCGACCCACCGTACGGAAATTTTCCGCAGGTGA
- the rseP gene encoding RIP metalloprotease RseP: protein MSAIFSILEVILLIFAVVMSFNIIIFVHELGHFLAAKWRGLQVDRFQIWFGRPIWKKDIGGVQYGLGWIPAGGFVALPQMASMESIEGTNNERNPLPPISPLDKIIVAFAGPLFSMLLALLAGVMVWGIGKPKDFIPTQVVGYVVEGGPAHQAGIREGDKILAINGQTVNGFQGTLDSITEGIVLSKGKQIEFTVARPGVAEPLKITSEFKTQETKWFQRSGLRQVGIGPEAEFIEMGHAVKGSPAEKAGFKEGDRLVTMNGQSYKNADGVVKAIKAGGTQPIVFEITREGKPLTITVSPVVPLSPPGKGPMLGLSFYGSPHIEQQIVHPGPVSQVSDSLRMMWTTVTSVLSRDSSIGVSHLSGPVGIAKLQYQLLQTDDGWRRILAFMVLFNVNLAVLNMMPFPVLDGGHITLAILEKIFGRPVKAKPLEILQTACALALISLMLFVTSKDIGDSFGNDAPKGEEVVFP, encoded by the coding sequence ATGTCCGCCATTTTCAGTATTCTTGAGGTGATCCTGCTCATCTTCGCCGTGGTGATGAGCTTCAACATCATCATCTTCGTCCACGAACTCGGCCACTTCCTCGCCGCCAAATGGCGCGGCCTCCAGGTGGACCGCTTCCAGATCTGGTTCGGCAGGCCCATCTGGAAAAAAGACATCGGCGGAGTGCAGTACGGGCTGGGTTGGATTCCCGCCGGTGGCTTCGTCGCGCTGCCGCAGATGGCGTCTATGGAGTCCATCGAAGGCACGAACAACGAGAGAAACCCCCTCCCGCCCATTTCCCCTCTGGATAAGATCATCGTTGCCTTCGCCGGGCCGCTCTTCTCCATGCTGCTGGCGTTGCTGGCCGGCGTCATGGTCTGGGGGATTGGAAAACCGAAGGATTTCATCCCGACACAGGTCGTGGGTTATGTCGTTGAAGGCGGACCCGCGCATCAGGCGGGCATCCGTGAGGGGGACAAGATCCTCGCCATCAACGGCCAGACCGTGAACGGTTTCCAAGGTACGCTGGACAGCATCACCGAGGGCATTGTCCTCAGCAAAGGCAAACAGATTGAATTCACCGTCGCCCGCCCGGGTGTCGCCGAGCCACTCAAGATCACATCCGAGTTCAAGACACAGGAGACCAAATGGTTCCAACGCTCGGGCCTGCGCCAGGTTGGCATCGGTCCGGAAGCCGAGTTCATCGAAATGGGGCATGCGGTCAAAGGAAGCCCTGCTGAGAAGGCCGGCTTCAAGGAAGGCGACAGGCTCGTCACCATGAACGGCCAGTCGTACAAGAATGCGGATGGGGTGGTGAAGGCCATCAAGGCCGGAGGCACACAGCCCATCGTCTTCGAAATCACCCGGGAGGGGAAACCGCTCACGATCACCGTCTCACCGGTGGTTCCGCTGTCGCCGCCGGGCAAGGGTCCCATGCTCGGCCTTTCCTTCTACGGTTCTCCCCACATCGAGCAGCAGATCGTCCATCCAGGTCCTGTATCGCAGGTTTCCGACAGCCTGCGCATGATGTGGACCACCGTGACGAGCGTGCTCTCGCGGGATTCCAGCATCGGCGTAAGCCACCTCAGCGGCCCCGTGGGCATCGCCAAGCTCCAATACCAGCTGCTCCAGACGGACGACGGCTGGCGCCGCATCCTGGCCTTCATGGTGCTTTTCAACGTGAACCTGGCGGTGCTCAACATGATGCCTTTCCCGGTGCTCGACGGCGGGCACATCACCCTCGCCATTCTGGAAAAGATCTTCGGTCGCCCGGTCAAAGCGAAGCCGTTGGAAATTCTTCAGACCGCCTGTGCCCTCGCCCTCATCTCCCTGATGCTCTTCGTCACCAGCAAGGACATCGGCGACAGCTTCGGGAACGACGCGCCGAAGGGTGAGGAAGTCGTGTTTCCGTGA
- the floA gene encoding flotillin-like protein FloA (flotillin-like protein involved in membrane lipid rafts): MLEVSTIVLIVIVILGLLIFGIVISFFNVWLRAWLAGAYVGFTDLVAMRLRQVPYGMVVDSRITARKAGIEIPINDIEAHFLAGGNVIPTIQALIAARKAGIELDWDRACAIDLATKGSGKSVVEAVRTSVDPKVIDCPNPASGRTTIDGVAKDGIQVKVRARVTVRTNLDRFVGGAKEETIIARVGEGIVTTIGSAASYKSVLESPDSISKVVLHRGLDVGTAFEILSIDIADVDVGENVGAQLQEAQAEANKNMAQAQAEIRRAAAVALEQEMVARVAEMKAKVVEAEAQVPLAISEAFRSGKLGVMDYYKMENVKADTQMRTNISKTEGA, from the coding sequence ATGCTTGAAGTATCCACCATCGTCCTCATTGTCATCGTCATCCTTGGCCTGCTGATCTTCGGCATCGTCATCTCGTTCTTCAACGTCTGGTTGCGGGCGTGGCTTGCGGGAGCCTATGTCGGGTTCACCGATCTCGTCGCGATGCGCCTGCGCCAGGTGCCCTACGGCATGGTCGTGGACTCGCGCATCACCGCGCGCAAGGCCGGCATTGAGATCCCTATCAACGATATCGAGGCACATTTCCTCGCCGGCGGAAACGTCATCCCCACCATCCAGGCGCTCATCGCCGCCCGTAAGGCGGGTATCGAGCTGGATTGGGACCGCGCGTGCGCCATCGACCTCGCAACCAAGGGATCCGGAAAAAGCGTGGTCGAGGCGGTCCGCACATCGGTCGATCCGAAAGTCATCGACTGTCCGAATCCCGCCTCCGGACGCACCACCATCGACGGCGTGGCGAAGGACGGCATCCAGGTGAAAGTTCGCGCCCGCGTCACCGTGCGGACGAACCTCGACCGCTTCGTCGGCGGTGCGAAGGAGGAAACCATCATCGCGCGTGTCGGTGAAGGCATCGTCACGACCATCGGCTCCGCGGCCAGCTACAAGTCGGTGCTGGAGTCGCCGGATTCCATCTCCAAGGTCGTGCTCCACCGGGGGCTTGATGTGGGGACCGCTTTCGAAATTCTGTCCATCGACATCGCGGACGTGGACGTGGGTGAGAACGTCGGCGCGCAACTCCAGGAGGCCCAGGCCGAGGCGAACAAGAACATGGCGCAGGCCCAGGCCGAAATCCGCCGTGCCGCGGCTGTCGCCCTGGAGCAGGAAATGGTCGCCCGTGTCGCGGAAATGAAGGCGAAGGTCGTGGAGGCGGAGGCACAGGTGCCGCTGGCGATTTCCGAAGCCTTCCGCAGTGGAAAACTCGGCGTGATGGATTATTACAAGATGGAGAACGTCAAAGCCGACACCCAGATGCGGACGAACATTTCAAAGACGGAAGGCGCCTGA
- a CDS encoding NfeD family protein, producing MSLIILLFTLGILFLVVEVIIPGAILGSIGGLLMFAGCVVSFVTYGNSGGLLAVLTAFTIGGLALFIEFRILPRTKLGRRAFLTSEITGVSAALGEEARELVGKSAEALTMLSPSGYILVDGSRYEAFCQSGQAPAGSILQVTGADNFRLIVTMTHPTDHHSHA from the coding sequence ATGAGCCTCATCATCCTGTTGTTCACCCTTGGCATCCTGTTCCTTGTGGTGGAGGTCATCATTCCCGGAGCGATTCTCGGCAGCATCGGAGGTCTGCTCATGTTCGCCGGGTGCGTGGTCTCTTTTGTCACTTATGGAAACAGCGGCGGGCTGCTCGCCGTCCTGACGGCTTTCACGATCGGCGGGCTGGCGCTGTTCATCGAATTCCGCATCCTGCCCCGGACGAAACTGGGCAGGCGCGCGTTCCTCACCAGTGAAATCACCGGTGTTTCAGCCGCCTTGGGAGAGGAAGCCCGGGAACTCGTGGGAAAATCCGCGGAAGCGCTCACCATGCTGTCACCCAGCGGCTACATCCTCGTGGATGGCTCCCGTTACGAAGCTTTCTGCCAGTCAGGCCAGGCACCCGCGGGTTCCATTCTACAAGTCACCGGAGCGGATAATTTCCGCCTCATTGTCACCATGACCCATCCAACCGACCATCACTCCCATGCTTGA
- a CDS encoding NfeD family protein — translation MATVLLSAISLRAADGEAQPAPTKKVVVIPIREQIAKPELFILRRGLKEAIEQNVDTIVLDMETPGGELDVTFEMLKALEKFPGKTVTYINREAISAGALISAGTDEIYFAPGGVIGAAAPVLSSGGEIDETMRHKIVSYLKARVRSISEGKGYRADVISSMIDVDSEFKIGEHLIKAKGELLSLTAQEATKSYGDPAQPLLGVGIEENLTDLLDRLHGAGNYTVRQLEVTWSEKLAQYLTSITPLLLGLGMVCLFIEFKTPGFGFFGVAGLSLLAVIFFGQFAAGLSGHEPVIFFLLGALLLAVEVFFFPGMMIPAVVGAALMLGSLVWSMTDLWPGEPIPLSSGALVRPLVNVVTGVALAVVIFLAILKFLPRGGLWGNMVLDAAVAGEPGGVRPLTGGGSSPSALLGETGVAVTGLFPSGQVEINGRRYEARVAIGHVDAGVPVRVTRVEQFSLKVEVVS, via the coding sequence ATGGCGACAGTACTTCTGTCGGCCATCTCGCTCCGTGCCGCCGATGGGGAGGCCCAACCGGCACCAACGAAAAAAGTCGTGGTCATTCCGATCCGCGAGCAGATCGCGAAGCCGGAACTGTTCATCCTGCGCCGGGGACTGAAGGAGGCCATCGAGCAAAACGTGGACACCATCGTGCTCGACATGGAAACGCCTGGGGGAGAACTGGACGTCACGTTTGAAATGCTCAAGGCATTGGAAAAATTTCCCGGAAAAACCGTCACTTACATCAACCGCGAAGCCATCTCCGCAGGTGCGTTGATTTCCGCAGGTACCGACGAAATCTATTTCGCGCCCGGCGGGGTGATCGGTGCGGCGGCTCCCGTGCTTTCTTCCGGCGGGGAAATCGATGAGACGATGCGCCACAAGATTGTCAGCTATCTGAAAGCCCGCGTGCGTTCCATCTCGGAGGGCAAGGGCTACCGGGCTGATGTCATTTCCTCGATGATCGATGTGGACTCCGAGTTCAAGATCGGCGAGCACCTGATCAAGGCGAAAGGCGAGCTCCTCTCGCTCACCGCCCAGGAGGCGACGAAGTCTTATGGAGATCCCGCGCAGCCGCTCTTGGGCGTGGGCATTGAGGAAAATCTCACCGATCTGCTGGACCGGCTCCACGGAGCCGGGAACTATACAGTCCGCCAGCTGGAAGTCACATGGTCGGAAAAGCTCGCCCAGTACCTCACCAGCATCACACCGCTGTTGCTTGGTCTCGGCATGGTCTGCCTGTTCATCGAGTTCAAGACGCCGGGGTTCGGCTTCTTCGGAGTGGCGGGTCTTTCGCTGTTGGCCGTCATCTTTTTCGGACAGTTCGCGGCGGGTTTGTCCGGACATGAACCGGTGATCTTCTTCTTGTTGGGAGCGCTGTTGCTTGCGGTCGAGGTGTTCTTTTTCCCAGGGATGATGATACCCGCCGTGGTGGGTGCCGCATTGATGCTCGGTTCGCTTGTGTGGTCCATGACAGATCTATGGCCGGGTGAGCCGATTCCGCTTTCCAGCGGCGCCCTTGTCCGCCCTCTGGTCAATGTCGTGACCGGCGTCGCCCTGGCGGTGGTGATTTTCCTCGCGATTTTGAAGTTCCTTCCCCGTGGAGGATTGTGGGGAAACATGGTCCTCGATGCCGCGGTAGCTGGTGAACCGGGCGGGGTGCGCCCCCTTACCGGTGGCGGATCCTCGCCTTCCGCGCTCCTCGGCGAAACAGGCGTGGCCGTCACAGGATTGTTTCCCAGCGGACAGGTGGAAATCAATGGCCGACGCTACGAGGCGCGGGTTGCGATCGGACATGTGGATGCAGGGGTGCCTGTGAGGGTGACCCGGGTCGAACAGTTCAGCCTGAAAGTGGAGGTGGTTTCATGA
- a CDS encoding dienelactone hydrolase family protein yields the protein MKSILAVSLLGCCLSTAADLQALEWKAKDGTVVKYRWSAPEKIEAGKTYPLVLFLHGAGERGTDNSAQLKHGVRAILNGAEKLGQPIFLIAPQCPPGRWWSPASLETGELTEADKPNALVDAVIDLTKDTEKKFPVDPKRFYVTGISMGGFATWDVLGRESKHIAAAIPICGGGDPGLAKRYEKTPIWTFHGEADPVVPVKTTRTMVEALEKAGGKPKVTYYPGVEHDSWTQTYDNIEVIRWLFEQRLK from the coding sequence ATGAAATCCATCCTCGCCGTCTCGTTGTTAGGTTGCTGTTTATCCACCGCCGCGGACCTTCAGGCCCTCGAATGGAAGGCGAAGGATGGAACGGTGGTGAAGTACCGCTGGAGCGCTCCGGAAAAAATCGAAGCCGGAAAGACCTACCCTCTGGTACTTTTCCTCCATGGTGCGGGCGAACGTGGCACGGATAATTCCGCACAGCTCAAACACGGTGTCCGTGCCATTTTGAACGGCGCGGAAAAACTCGGCCAGCCCATCTTCCTCATCGCGCCACAGTGCCCGCCCGGGCGCTGGTGGTCCCCCGCGAGCCTCGAAACCGGAGAACTCACCGAAGCGGACAAACCGAATGCGTTGGTGGACGCGGTGATCGATCTCACGAAAGACACCGAAAAAAAATTTCCAGTCGATCCCAAGCGTTTCTATGTGACCGGAATTTCCATGGGGGGGTTCGCCACATGGGACGTGCTGGGTCGGGAATCGAAACACATCGCCGCCGCCATTCCCATCTGCGGCGGCGGTGATCCCGGACTTGCGAAACGCTATGAAAAAACCCCGATTTGGACTTTTCACGGTGAAGCGGATCCCGTTGTGCCGGTGAAAACCACCCGTACCATGGTCGAGGCCCTCGAAAAAGCGGGAGGAAAACCGAAGGTCACTTATTACCCAGGGGTTGAGCACGACTCGTGGACCCAGACGTACGATAACATCGAGGTCATCCGCTGGCTGTTCGAGCAGCGGTTGAAATAA
- a CDS encoding SDR family NAD(P)-dependent oxidoreductase, with protein sequence MKQLVITGGSGGLGNAILSEFPESAWKIFAPPRDELDVGDPEAIRRILTARTADLFIHSAGIIRDAPLLRQDENAWDEVMAVNYQGAADCAAALLPAMIRRGAGHLVFISSYSALHPPVGQVAYATAKAALLGLVNSLARENGRHGIRVNAILPGFLETRMTRAVTDRRKSAILEDHVLGCFNTPGAVAKFIRHLHDDLPAVSGQIFQLDSRVS encoded by the coding sequence GTGAAACAACTCGTCATCACCGGAGGCAGCGGAGGATTGGGAAACGCGATTCTTTCCGAATTTCCGGAATCCGCGTGGAAAATCTTCGCACCACCCCGTGACGAGCTCGATGTAGGCGATCCAGAAGCCATCAGGCGGATTCTGACAGCGCGGACGGCGGATCTTTTCATCCACTCCGCAGGCATCATCAGGGACGCTCCCCTGCTCCGGCAGGACGAAAATGCGTGGGACGAGGTGATGGCGGTCAATTACCAGGGAGCAGCCGACTGTGCGGCGGCCCTTCTTCCCGCGATGATCCGGCGCGGAGCGGGTCATCTTGTCTTCATTTCCAGTTATTCGGCCCTGCACCCGCCTGTCGGGCAGGTGGCGTACGCGACTGCGAAAGCGGCATTGCTGGGGCTCGTGAACTCGCTGGCGCGGGAGAATGGTCGGCATGGCATCCGCGTGAACGCCATTCTGCCAGGGTTTCTTGAAACCAGGATGACCCGGGCCGTCACAGACCGCCGCAAATCGGCTATTTTGGAAGACCACGTGCTCGGTTGTTTCAACACGCCCGGAGCGGTCGCCAAATTCATCCGACACCTCCATGACGACCTCCCGGCGGTTTCGGGCCAGATTTTCCAGTTGGACAGCCGTGTTTCGTAA
- a CDS encoding pyruvate dehydrogenase complex dihydrolipoamide acetyltransferase, with the protein MSVNIEMPKLSDTMTEGTLIKWHKQVGDTVEIGDILAEVETDKATMEMEAFDDGVITEILVQEGEKAVIGGILAVLDGDSSGSAAPAPASQPAAASAPAAAESAPAPATAASPATTTPDATPSGDRIKASPLARKIAAETGVDLSTVSGSGPAGRIVKSDVESATASPKAKASTEASAAAALAASAKSKTAAPAAPAPAAAAILPTAKEGDERIELSSMRKVIASRLLTSKTTIPHFYLHLEVDAAPLMALRAQVNAQAEKTHGNKYSVNDFILKAVINAAEAVPAVNASYAGDHIVKFKHVGLSVAIAVEDGLVTPVIKQAESKSLLAISRAVKDFAVRAKDKKLKPDEFDGGTITVSNLGAWGIESFDAIVNPPQAAILSVGAAIEKPVVKNGQIVPGLRMNLGLSCDHRVVDGAVGAAFLSEIKKLIEQPALMLL; encoded by the coding sequence ATGTCTGTGAACATCGAAATGCCTAAACTCTCGGATACCATGACCGAGGGAACCCTCATCAAATGGCACAAACAAGTCGGCGACACTGTCGAAATTGGTGACATTCTCGCTGAAGTCGAAACCGACAAAGCCACCATGGAGATGGAGGCCTTCGATGATGGAGTCATCACCGAGATTCTCGTTCAAGAGGGTGAAAAGGCCGTGATCGGCGGAATTCTCGCCGTGCTTGATGGGGATTCCAGCGGTTCCGCCGCTCCTGCTCCCGCATCACAACCAGCCGCGGCATCCGCACCGGCCGCCGCCGAATCCGCTCCCGCACCTGCGACAGCCGCCTCGCCCGCGACCACCACTCCTGACGCCACTCCTTCCGGAGACCGCATCAAGGCCTCACCGCTCGCCCGCAAGATCGCGGCCGAAACCGGCGTGGATCTCTCAACCGTCAGTGGTTCCGGACCAGCCGGACGTATTGTGAAAAGCGATGTCGAATCCGCCACCGCATCTCCAAAAGCGAAGGCATCCACCGAAGCATCCGCCGCCGCCGCTCTCGCAGCCTCGGCAAAATCCAAAACCGCAGCTCCTGCCGCGCCGGCACCCGCCGCTGCCGCCATTCTGCCCACCGCGAAAGAAGGCGATGAACGCATCGAGCTTTCCTCCATGCGCAAGGTCATCGCCTCGCGTCTGCTTACTTCCAAGACGACGATCCCACATTTCTACCTCCACCTCGAGGTCGACGCGGCACCGCTCATGGCCCTCCGCGCACAGGTCAACGCCCAGGCGGAAAAGACCCACGGCAACAAATATTCCGTCAACGACTTCATCCTCAAGGCCGTCATCAACGCTGCCGAAGCGGTTCCTGCCGTGAACGCTTCCTACGCCGGTGACCACATCGTGAAATTCAAGCACGTCGGCCTTTCCGTTGCCATCGCCGTGGAAGATGGTCTCGTCACCCCGGTCATCAAACAAGCCGAGTCCAAGTCTCTGCTCGCCATCTCCCGTGCGGTCAAGGACTTCGCCGTCCGGGCCAAGGACAAAAAACTCAAACCGGATGAGTTCGACGGTGGCACGATCACCGTCTCGAACCTCGGTGCCTGGGGAATCGAGTCATTCGATGCCATCGTGAACCCGCCTCAGGCCGCCATTCTCTCCGTGGGTGCGGCGATCGAGAAACCCGTCGTGAAAAACGGCCAGATCGTTCCCGGCCTGCGCATGAACCTCGGCCTCTCCTGTGACCACCGCGTGGTCGATGGTGCCGTGGGAGCCGCCTTCCTGTCGGAAATCAAGAAACTCATCGAGCAACCGGCCCTGATGCTTCTCTGA